The following are encoded in a window of Pedobacter cryoconitis genomic DNA:
- a CDS encoding fumarylacetoacetate hydrolase family protein translates to MKIIAIGRNYAAHAKELNNPLPSSPVIFMKPETAVLKDNKPFYIPEFSSDVHYELEVVLKINKEGKHIAEKFAANYYDEIGLGIDFTARDLQSALKEKGLPWELAKAFDNSAAVSHFIQKTELADINAIPFELKVNGESRQNGNTANILFSFDKIIAFVSQYITLKKGDLIFTGTPEGVGQVHPGDKLEAWIGKEQFLNFDIK, encoded by the coding sequence ATGAAGATAATTGCTATTGGCCGTAACTACGCTGCACACGCTAAAGAATTAAATAACCCTCTCCCATCAAGTCCTGTAATCTTTATGAAGCCGGAAACAGCTGTACTTAAGGATAACAAACCTTTTTATATCCCGGAATTCTCTTCAGATGTACATTACGAACTGGAAGTTGTTTTAAAAATCAATAAAGAAGGGAAACATATTGCAGAGAAATTCGCTGCTAATTATTATGATGAGATTGGTTTAGGTATTGATTTCACCGCGCGTGATCTTCAATCTGCATTGAAAGAAAAGGGGTTACCGTGGGAACTGGCCAAAGCTTTTGACAATTCTGCTGCTGTCAGCCATTTTATTCAAAAAACTGAACTTGCAGATATCAATGCGATACCGTTTGAGCTGAAAGTAAACGGAGAAAGCCGTCAAAATGGAAATACAGCAAATATCCTGTTCTCTTTTGATAAAATTATAGCCTTCGTTTCACAGTACATCACGTTAAAAAAAGGAGATCTGATTTTTACAGGAACGCCTGAAGGGGTTGGCCAGGTTCATCCGGGCGACAAACTTGAAGCATGGATAGGTAAAGAACAATTTCTGAATTTCGATATAAAATAA
- a CDS encoding T9SS type A sorting domain-containing protein: protein MNTKTKTISLLYIICIFCISVCCGSTVFAQRSDSIGTSAKYKRIVRTPQIRGDVPSYKPSYMPGSSLTPYNSLLSHSRSASGRPDKILSVLKVYPNPVDDQINLTIRLERESNLSIKIMDLLGNEVVTLSNERLSAGEQTKTFTIPNRLNSGIYFLRFVAGSETVVKRISIL from the coding sequence ATGAATACAAAAACTAAAACGATCTCACTTCTGTACATAATTTGCATTTTTTGCATCAGTGTCTGCTGTGGATCAACAGTTTTTGCCCAGCGTTCAGATAGTATAGGTACAAGTGCCAAATACAAAAGAATTGTCAGGACTCCTCAAATCAGAGGTGATGTCCCTTCTTACAAGCCAAGTTATATGCCTGGCTCATCTTTGACACCTTATAACAGCCTTCTTTCGCACAGCAGATCAGCCAGCGGCAGACCAGATAAAATTCTTTCGGTACTTAAAGTTTATCCTAACCCGGTTGATGATCAGATTAATCTGACGATCCGTTTGGAACGGGAGTCCAATCTGTCTATTAAGATCATGGACTTATTAGGAAATGAAGTGGTAACCTTATCTAATGAACGCTTATCTGCGGGAGAGCAAACTAAAACTTTCACCATTCCTAACCGGTTGAACAGCGGGATTTATTTCCTTCGTTTTGTTGCAGGTTCAGAGACTGTTGTTAAACGTATTTCTATTCTCTAA